The Chloroflexota bacterium sequence ATCCTCACTGGGTTCGTGCAGGATGTAGTCCAACTGGTACAATACCATCTCATACCCCTTTCCTACGCTACTTCCGTTACTCACCTGCTGAACGTATTTTAGCAGACGCATACAATCACCTACTGCCATCGGTGTATAGCAAGACGGCGACAGGCTGTCGTGCTGTGGTAATATCTTACGGCAATCAGTGGATGCGAAAGAGGTTCTAATGCGTTTGATGTTTCTGTTGGTGGCGGTTGGGCTGATGGCGCTTGCGGCTTGCGGAGAAAATTATGATACATACCTCAATCGGGGAGGCGAACACCTCGATGAAGGTGAACATGACGCGGCGATAGATGATTATAATGAAGCAATTCGCCTGAACGCAGATCGCGTTGAGGCTTACTTCAATAGAGGACTAGCCTATTCTCGCAAAGGGGATGACAACAGTGCGATTCTTGACCTAGACAGAGCAATTGAATTGCATCCATACGATGCTCGCCTTTACCATTTACGAGGGATCTTACTTGCCATGAATGGAGATTATGACGGTGCGATTGCCGACCACAACGTACAAATCCATCTGAATCCAGACGACTCTAATGCTTACTATTTGCGAGGACTCGCCTATGTTGACAAAGGGGATTACAACAGTGCGATTACTGATTTCAACATAGCAATTAAATTTGACCCTAACAACGCAGAAGCCGAGGAAGCCCTCGAACTTGCCGATAAATCTCAATAGGATTCGAGTTCTCCATCTTGTTAACCCCTACAATAACTTCGGAGTAAATCAATGAAATACGACGCCAAACCCCTACGCTCTGTCCTCTTTGTTCCCGGCAACAAGGAGGACTGGATACGCAAAGCGCCTAAGTACGGCGCGGATGCACTTATCCTGGATCTCGAAGATTCGGTGCCGCCGCAGGAGAAGGACGCGGCGCGCGCGATTGTCGGCAGGATGATTGCCGAAATCGGCGCTGAACAGACGCTGTTCGTGCGCGTCAATCCGTTGGAGACCGGCATTACGGGCTTCGACTTGGAGGCGATTACGCAGCCGAATCTGTACGGCATCACGCTGCCGAAGGTGCAGTGCCCCGCCGATGTGGTGGAGGTGGATGTGCTGTTGCGATTTTTCGAGCGTAAGGCGGGCGCGGAAGTGGGCAAGATATTCATTGATCCAGGCTTGGAGACGGCGGCGGGCATCCGCAGCGCCTACGACATCGCCTGCGCGTCCGACCGCATCGCGCATATGGGCGGCAGCGGCGGCAAAGGCGGCGACACCGCGCGCTCTATCGGCTACCAGTGGACGCCTGAAGGCATGGAGACGCTGTTCATCCGATCGAAGGTGCTTGTCGATTCGCGCGCGGCGGGCGTGCAGTTCCCCATATCCGGCGGATGGTTCGACATCCGCGATCTCGACGGCTTGCGCACATACGCCGGCGAGCTGAAGCGGCTCGGCTACAACGGGATGAGCCTCATACACCCTTATCATGTGCCCATCGTCAACGAGGTTTTCACGCCCACGCCGGATGAAATCGCCGAGTGGCGCGGGCTTGTGGACGCGATGGAGCAGATGCGTGAGACCGGCGGCGCGGCGGTAACTTTCGGCGGCGACATGGTGGACATCGCGCACGAGCAGACAGCGCGGGCGATGCTGCGAATGGCAGAACAGTTGGGGGTTGCATAATTCCGTATCCATCCTGTCTATCCTGTACATCAATGTAAGTTCAAGGAGCAGCAAATGACAAACGGCGTATCATCTCCCGAATCCGTAGGCTTCTCATCCCAGCGCCTCAGCCGCGTCAACAAGATGATGCAGGGCTACATAGACGACGGCAAGCTCGCCAACGGGCTGACGATGCTTGCGCGGCACGGCGAGACGTTCCACTTCGAGCCGTATGGCATGCTCGACCTTGAAAGCGGCACGCCTGTGGAGCGCGATACGCTCTTCCGCATCTACTCGATGACGAAGCCCATCACCAGCGCCGCCGTCATGATGCTGTATGAACAAGGGTACTTCTCGCTCGATGACCCTGTGGGCAAGTTCATCCCCGAACTCGCCAGCCTGAAGGTCTATGACGGCATGGGCGAGACTGGCATGCGCCTCGTTGACCAGAAGCAGCCCATCACCGTCCGCCACCTGCTCACGCACACATCCGGCCTCAGCTACGGCTTTCACCAGGACAGCCCCATCGAGGAGATGTACCGCGAAGCGAACGTCACCGACCCGGACAGCACCCTGAAAGAAATGGCGGAAAAGCTCGGCAAACTGCCCCTCGTAACCCAGCCCGGCACGAAATGGCGGTACAGCAACGCCACCGATGTGCTAGGCTACCTCGTCGAGGTCGTCTCCGGCACGCCCTTCGACCGCTACTTACAGGACAATATCCTCGAACCGCTGGGCATGACAGACACGTCCTTCTATGTGTCCGAGGAGAACCTGGACCGGCTTGCAACGGTGTACGGCGCGGCGACCAACGGCAAAATAACGCCTCTCGACAATCCGATGGTCAACAGGCAGAGGAGGCCGCACACACTATTCTCAGGCGGCGGCGGACTCGTATCCACCGGGTCCGACTACATGCGCTTCTGCCAGATGCTCCTCAACGGCGGTATCCTTGGCGACGAACGGCTGCTCGCGCCAAAGACTGTCGAGATGATGCGCTCGAACCACTTGACCGACGACATGCGTCCTTTCGCGGTCGGGCAGAGCAACGCATCCGACACGAAGGGCTGCGGCTTCGGGCTGGGCTTCCGCGTTGTGATGGACATCGCGCAGCACGGCATCATCGGCTCCAACGGCATCTACTCGTGGGGCGGCGCGGCGAGCACCGTATTCTGGATCGACCCGCAGGAAGACCTGGTTGCCATCCTGCTGACGCAGTTCATGCCCAGCTCGCACTACCCCCTGCGGCGCGAATTCCAGATAGCGACGTATCAAGCGCTCGTCGAG is a genomic window containing:
- a CDS encoding tetratricopeptide repeat protein; the protein is MRLMFLLVAVGLMALAACGENYDTYLNRGGEHLDEGEHDAAIDDYNEAIRLNADRVEAYFNRGLAYSRKGDDNSAILDLDRAIELHPYDARLYHLRGILLAMNGDYDGAIADHNVQIHLNPDDSNAYYLRGLAYVDKGDYNSAITDFNIAIKFDPNNAEAEEALELADKSQ
- a CDS encoding CoA ester lyase, producing MKYDAKPLRSVLFVPGNKEDWIRKAPKYGADALILDLEDSVPPQEKDAARAIVGRMIAEIGAEQTLFVRVNPLETGITGFDLEAITQPNLYGITLPKVQCPADVVEVDVLLRFFERKAGAEVGKIFIDPGLETAAGIRSAYDIACASDRIAHMGGSGGKGGDTARSIGYQWTPEGMETLFIRSKVLVDSRAAGVQFPISGGWFDIRDLDGLRTYAGELKRLGYNGMSLIHPYHVPIVNEVFTPTPDEIAEWRGLVDAMEQMRETGGAAVTFGGDMVDIAHEQTARAMLRMAEQLGVA
- a CDS encoding beta-lactamase family protein; translation: MTNGVSSPESVGFSSQRLSRVNKMMQGYIDDGKLANGLTMLARHGETFHFEPYGMLDLESGTPVERDTLFRIYSMTKPITSAAVMMLYEQGYFSLDDPVGKFIPELASLKVYDGMGETGMRLVDQKQPITVRHLLTHTSGLSYGFHQDSPIEEMYREANVTDPDSTLKEMAEKLGKLPLVTQPGTKWRYSNATDVLGYLVEVVSGTPFDRYLQDNILEPLGMTDTSFYVSEENLDRLATVYGAATNGKITPLDNPMVNRQRRPHTLFSGGGGLVSTGSDYMRFCQMLLNGGILGDERLLAPKTVEMMRSNHLTDDMRPFAVGQSNASDTKGCGFGLGFRVVMDIAQHGIIGSNGIYSWGGAASTVFWIDPQEDLVAILLTQFMPSSHYPLRREFQIATYQALVE